In Periplaneta americana isolate PAMFEO1 chromosome 4, P.americana_PAMFEO1_priV1, whole genome shotgun sequence, one DNA window encodes the following:
- the LOC138698112 gene encoding trypsin-1-like → MISIVVLVSLLACSHGAIPLSMRPSTDGRIVGGEPADITNFPYQVSMQLAPYGHWCGGSIISPDFVLLAAHCVSGKAMNNLSIRVGSSTKEKGGSVHSVAQVIIHPQYYNRDYDVALIKVSQPFVYSDSVQPISLTSVAPATGTPVIVSGWGDLSSGGGSPTQLQQVQVNIIDFNECNSDYQLYGGITRRMICAGVPQGGKDSCQGDSGGPLVSEGKQVGIVSWGLECALKGYPGVYADVAVLKDWVLSQTGIASY, encoded by the exons ATGATCAGCATCGTTGTGTTAGTTTCGCTTCTGGCATGCAGTCATG GTGCCATACCACTGAGTATGAGGCCCTCGACGGACGGTCGAATTGTTGGTGGCGAGCCTGCAGACATTACAAACTTTCCCTATCAG GTATCAATGCAACTGGCTCCATACGGCCATTGGTGCGGAGGTTCCATTATTAGCCCCGACTTCGTTCTACTTGCGGCCCATTGCGTGAGTGG GAAAGCAATGAATAATCTGAGCATTCGTGTAGGTTCGAGCACCAAGGAGAAAGGTGGATCGGTTCATTCCGTTGCACAAGTTATCATCCATCCTCAATACTACAATAGAGACTACGACGTCGCTCTGATCAAG GTTTCGCAACCTTTCGTGTACAGCGATTCAGTACAGCCCATATCATTGACTTCAGTCGCACCAGCTACCGGAACACCCGTCATCGTCAGCGGATGGGGAGATCTCTCTTCAGGTGGTGGTTCTCCAACCCAGCTGCAACAAGTGCAGGTCAACATCATCGACTTCAACGAATGTAATTCCGATTACCAGCTGTATGGGGGTATCACACGTCGTATGATCTGCGCTGGAGTGCCCCAAGGAGGCAAGGATTCCTGCCAGGGCGATTCAGGTGGTCCTCTTGTGTCCGAGGGCAAACAAGTGGGAATTGTATCGTGGGGACTCGAGTGTGCGCTCAAAGGATATCCTGGAGTTTATGCTGATGTGGCTGTACTCAAGGACTGGGTCCTGTCGCAAACCGGTATCGCCTCATACTAA
- the LOC138698113 gene encoding trypsin alpha-like, which translates to MISIVVLVSLLACSHGAIPLSMRPSTDGRIVGGEPANITNFPYQVSMQLAPYGHWCGGSIISPDFVLLAAHCVSGKAMNNLSIRVGSSTKEKGGSVHSVAQVIIHPQYYNRDYDVALIKVSQPFVYSDSVQPISLTSVAPATGTPVIVSGWGDLSSGGGSPTQLQQVQVNIIDFNECNSDYQLYGGITRRMICAGVPQGGKDSCQGDSGGPLVSEGKQVGIVSWGLECALKGYPGVYADVAVLKDWVLSQTGIASY; encoded by the exons ATGATCAGCATCGTTGTGTTAGTTTCGCTTCTGGCATGCAGTCATG GTGCCATACCACTGAGTATGAGGCCCTCGACAGACGGTCGAATTGTTGGTGGCGAGCCTGCAAACATCACAAACTTCCCTTATCAG GTATCAATGCAACTGGCTCCATACGGCCATTGGTGCGGAGGTTCCATTATTAGTCCCGATTTCGTTTTACTTGCAGCGCATTGCGTGAGTGG GAAAGCAATGAATAATCTGAGCATTCGTGTAGGTTCGAGCACCAAGGAGAAAGGTGGATCGGTTCATTCCGTTGCACAAGTTATCATCCATCCTCAATACTACAATAGAGACTACGACGTCGCTCTGATCAAG GTTTCGCAACCTTTCGTGTACAGCGATTCAGTACAGCCCATATCATTGACTTCAGTCGCACCAGCTACCGGAACACCCGTCATCGTCAGCGGATGGGGAGATCTCTCTTCAGGTGGTGGTTCTCCAACCCAGCTGCAACAAGTGCAGGTCAACATCATCGACTTCAACGAATGTAATTCCGATTACCAGCTGTATGGGGGTATCACACGTCGTATGATCTGCGCTGGAGTGCCCCAAGGAGGCAAGGATTCCTGCCAGGGCGATTCAGGTGGTCCTCTTGTGTCCGAGGGCAAACAAGTGGGAATTGTATCGTGGGGACTCGAGTGTGCGCTCAAAGGATATCCTGGAGTTTATGCTGATGTGGCTGTACTCAAGGACTGGGTCCTGTCGCAAACCGGTATCGCCTCATACTAA